A single genomic interval of Mycolicibacterium holsaticum DSM 44478 = JCM 12374 harbors:
- a CDS encoding dipeptidase has product MGDLVQRVREVLPSVRRDLEDLVRIESVWADPARRPEVQRSADTVAKLLSDAGFGDIQIVSEGGAPAVIARHAAPPGAPTVLLYAHHDVQPEGDHTQWNTPPFEPTERDGRLYGRGTADDKAGIATHLAAFRAHGGNPPVGVTVFVEGEEESGSPSLSKLLAAHRETLAADVIVIADSDNWSTDVPSLTVSLRGLADCIVEVATLDHGLHSGLWGGVVPDALSALVRLLASLHDDDGNVAVAGLHEATASDVDYPPERVRDETGLLDGVSEIGSGSVPQRLWAKPSITVIGIDTTSIDKSSNTLIPRAKAKISMRVAPGGDAGAHLAALTRHLEENVPWGAQVTVTPGDLGRPYAIDASGPVYDAARAAFREAWGAEPVDTGVGGSIPFIAEFAEAFPSAKILVTGVEDPATQAHSVNESLHLGVLERAATAEALLLAKLGSDG; this is encoded by the coding sequence ATGGGTGATCTGGTGCAGCGAGTGCGTGAGGTGCTGCCCTCGGTGCGGCGCGACCTCGAGGATCTGGTGCGTATCGAGTCGGTGTGGGCCGACCCCGCCCGCCGACCCGAGGTGCAGCGCAGCGCGGACACCGTGGCAAAACTGCTCTCCGATGCGGGATTCGGCGATATACAGATCGTCAGCGAAGGTGGTGCACCGGCCGTGATCGCGCGCCATGCGGCCCCGCCGGGCGCCCCGACCGTGCTGCTGTATGCCCACCACGACGTTCAACCCGAGGGCGACCACACCCAGTGGAACACGCCACCGTTCGAGCCGACCGAGCGCGACGGCCGACTTTACGGTCGGGGTACCGCCGATGACAAGGCCGGTATCGCAACCCATTTGGCGGCGTTTCGGGCGCACGGTGGCAACCCGCCGGTCGGGGTGACGGTGTTCGTCGAGGGCGAGGAGGAATCCGGCTCACCGTCGCTGTCCAAGCTGCTGGCCGCGCACCGCGAGACGTTGGCCGCCGATGTCATCGTCATCGCCGACTCCGACAACTGGAGCACCGACGTGCCGTCGCTGACGGTCTCGCTGCGCGGGCTCGCCGACTGCATCGTCGAGGTGGCCACCCTCGATCACGGGCTGCACTCCGGGTTGTGGGGCGGGGTGGTGCCCGACGCGCTCAGCGCGCTGGTGCGGTTGCTGGCCAGCCTGCACGACGACGACGGCAACGTCGCGGTCGCCGGCCTGCACGAGGCCACCGCGTCCGACGTCGACTACCCGCCCGAACGGGTACGCGACGAGACCGGGTTACTCGATGGGGTGTCGGAGATCGGTTCGGGTTCTGTCCCACAACGGCTTTGGGCCAAGCCGTCGATCACGGTCATCGGGATCGACACGACGTCGATCGACAAGTCGTCGAACACCCTGATCCCGCGGGCCAAAGCGAAGATCAGCATGCGGGTTGCGCCTGGCGGTGACGCCGGCGCGCATCTTGCCGCGCTGACGCGTCACCTCGAAGAGAACGTGCCGTGGGGAGCGCAGGTTACCGTCACCCCCGGCGACCTCGGCCGGCCGTACGCGATCGACGCCAGCGGCCCCGTCTACGACGCCGCACGGGCGGCGTTTCGGGAAGCGTGGGGCGCCGAACCCGTCGACACCGGTGTGGGCGGCTCGATCCCGTTCATCGCCGAGTTCGCAGAGGCGTTCCCGTCGGCCAAGATCCTGGTCACCGGGGTGGAAGATCCTGCGACACAGGCGCACAGCGTGAACGAGAGTCTGCATCTGGGCGTACTGGAACGCGCGGCCACCGCCGAGGCGCTGCTGTTGGCGAAGCTGGGCTCAGACGGATAG
- a CDS encoding type I polyketide synthase: protein MTINEQHRAPADRKTPDAATIAGTHALVDRLNAGEPYAVAFGGQGGSWLENLEELVSSAGIESELSEVVGEAELLLEPVARELVVVRPIGFEPMKWVRALAAEEPLPTNKQLITAAISGPGILLTQMAAIRALTRQGLDLQGSPPVAMAGHSQGLMACESLRANGARDAELLALLQLIGAAGSLISRRRGMVGRGDKSPMVSVTNVDPDRIADLLEEFSQDVRTVLPPVLSIRNGRRSVVITGTPEQLGRFELYCAKITEKEEAERKSKLRGGAVFSPVFHGVQVEVGFHTPRLADGVELVDRWAAKCGIDAELAHEMTESIFVRPIDWVAEVERLHDAGAKWIVDLGPSDTATRVTAPIVRGLGIGLVPAATRVGQRNLFTVGAEPDVPPAWSSFAPTTVALPDGSVKLSTKFTRLTGRSPILLAGMTPTTVDAKIVAAAANAGHWAELAGGGQVTEEIFENRIAELTGLLEPGRAVQFNSLFLDPYLWKLQLGGKRLVQRARQSGAPIDGVVVSAGIPELDEAVDLIDELNTVGISHVVFKPGTVDQIKSVINIAAEVPGKDVIVHIEGGRAGGHHSWEDLDDLLLDTYADLRKLSNITVCVGGGIGTPERAAEYLSGDWAKAYNYPPMPVDGILVGTAAMATLEATTSPAVKQMLVDTTGTDHWISAGKAQGGMASSRSQLGADIHEIDNAASRCGRLLDEVAGDADAVAARRDELIAAMANTCKPYFGDVGEMTYLQWLQRYVELSVGDGDSTADTAAPGSPWLADTWRERFADMLQRAEARLHPQDSGTIETLFDDAALLENPQQAIAALLARYPDAETLKLHPADVPFFVTLCKTPGKPVNFVPVIDKDVRRWWRSDSLWQAHDARYSADQVCIIPGTQAVAGITRVDEPVGDLLDRFEQAAIDQVLATDGRPVPVVSRRYARAETTGPLSVVLDSPDVLWAGRTAINPVHRIGAPEEWQVNDVPGKPSATHASTGARLELGPTGVTLSVPLSDIWINIPFTLPPCTVNGGMPVVTVEDASAAMRSVLAIAAGAQTPDALPPVHGDTATVTVEWDPEQVADHTGVTATFGAPLAPGLTLVPDALVGHCWPAVFSVIGSAATEAGFPVVEGLLSLVHLDHAAHLLEPMPKSKAELTVTAKVSTAVDTEYGRVIPVQVGIADSNGTVLARLEERFAIRGRTGAAELADPPRAGGAMTDNATDTPRRRRRDVTVTAPTDMSAFAVVSGDHNPIHTDRAAALLAGLKTPIVHGMWLSAAAQHVVTATDGRATPPARLVGWTSRFLGMVLPGDEIEFRVDRVGIDRGAEVIEVAARVGNELVMSATAQLAAPKTVYAFPGQGIQSKGMGMEVRARSKAARKIWDTADRFTRDVLGFSVLHVVRDNPTSLIASGVHYHHPEGVLYLTQFTQVAMATVAAAQVAEMREQGAFVEGAIACGHSVGEYTALACVIGVYRLEGLLEAVFHRGSKMHDIVPRDAHGRSNYRMAAIRPSQIDLEDVDVPAFIDEISQRTGEFLQIVNYNLRGSQYAIAGTVAGLEALEEEVEKRREITGGKRSFILVPGIDVPFHSSVLRIGVNDFRRALERVMPDATPPELVVGRYIPNLVPRPFTLDRDFIEEIRELVPAEPLDEILADYDTWRNERPAELCRKVVIELLAWQFASPVRWIETQDLLFIEEAAGGLGVERFVEIGVKSAPTVAGLAENTLKLPEYSHNTTEVLNAERDAAVLFATDTDPEPEADFDDAPEPQAGAVEQAPPAAVPAAPAAPAAPSGGPRPDDLSYDAADATMALIALSAKMRIDQIEPLDSIESITDGASSRRNQLLVDLGSELNLGAIDGAAEADLAGLKGQVTKLARTYKPFGPVLSDAINDQLRTALGPSGKRPAYIAERVKKTWELGDGWVRHVTVEVALGTREGASVRGGDLGVLHDGALADAATVDKVIDAAVAAVGARQGVAVSLPAAAAGSGGGVVDSAALGEFAAQVTGPTGVLASAARLILGELGLDAPVSIPDKTDAELIDLVTAELGSDWPRLVAPVFDGRKAVLFDDRWASAREDLARLWLVDEGEIDADWARLSERFEGAGHIVGKQATWWQGKALAAGRNIHASLYGRAAAGAENPGRGRYSDEVAVITGASKGSIAASVVSKLLDGGATVIATTSKLDDDRLAFYRALYRDHARFDAKLWVVPANMASYTDIDALVSWVGSEQTESLGPQSIHLKDALTPTLLFPFAAPRVAGDLSDAGSRAEMEMKVLLWAVQRLIGGLSHVGAERDVAARLHVVLPGSPNRGMFGGDGAYGESKSALDALVARWKAESSWAHRVSLAHALIGWTKGTGLMGHNDAIVDAVEQAGVTTYTTDEMATMLIGLCDIDAKVAAAREPLQADFTGGLADVDLDLAELAAKAREEMTSEPTDDEDDEHGMIRALPSPPRGHRAAPPPAWDDLDVDPADLVVIVGGAELGPYGSSRTRFEMEVDNELSAAGVLELAWTTGLVKWEDDPTPGWYDTESGDLVDEGELVERYHDAVVERVGIREFVGDGAIDADHTAPLLVSVFLDKDFTFVVSNEEEARAFHRADPEHTVIAPVPDSGDWQVTRKAGTEIRVPRKTKLSRTVGAQIPTGFDPMVYGVSQEMMNSIDRLAIWNLVTTVDAFLSAGFTPTELMRWVHPSLVASTQGTGMGGMTSMQTMYHGNLLGRNKPNDILQEVLPNVYAGHVVQSYIGSYGAMIHPVGACATAAVSVEEGVDKIRLGKAEFVVAGGYDDLTLEAIIGFGDMAATADTEAMRAKGISDARFSRANDRRRLGFVEGQGGGTLLLARGDLALKMGLPVMAVVAYVSSFADGVHTSIPAPGMGALSAGRGGRQSELARSLAKLGVGPDDIAVVSKHDTSTLANDPNETELHERLADSLGRSEGAPLFVVSQKSLTGHSKGGAAAFQIMGLCQILRDGVIPPNRSLDCVDDELANAAHLVWLRDTLRFGEQFPLKAGLVTSLGFGHVSGLVALVHPQAFIAALSPQQRADYLERANARVLAGQLRLASAIAGGPPMYEKPADRRFAGDASEKRQEAQMLLDPTSRLGDGDVYVASTQ from the coding sequence GTGACGATCAACGAGCAGCACCGGGCGCCCGCCGACCGCAAGACGCCGGACGCGGCCACCATCGCAGGTACGCACGCCCTCGTTGATCGGCTCAACGCGGGCGAACCCTATGCCGTGGCGTTCGGCGGCCAGGGCGGCTCCTGGCTGGAGAACCTCGAAGAGCTCGTCAGCTCGGCCGGCATCGAGTCTGAGCTCAGCGAGGTGGTCGGAGAGGCCGAGCTGCTGCTCGAGCCGGTGGCCCGCGAGCTGGTCGTGGTCCGGCCCATCGGTTTCGAGCCGATGAAGTGGGTGCGGGCATTGGCCGCCGAGGAGCCGCTGCCCACCAACAAGCAGCTGATCACCGCCGCGATCTCGGGCCCGGGCATCCTGCTGACGCAGATGGCCGCCATCCGCGCGTTGACCCGCCAGGGCCTGGATCTACAGGGCAGCCCGCCGGTGGCCATGGCCGGGCACTCCCAGGGTTTGATGGCCTGCGAGTCGCTGCGCGCCAACGGTGCCAGGGACGCCGAGCTGCTGGCCCTGCTGCAGCTGATCGGCGCGGCCGGTTCCCTGATCTCGCGGCGTCGCGGCATGGTCGGTCGCGGGGACAAGTCGCCGATGGTGTCGGTGACCAACGTCGATCCCGACCGCATCGCCGACCTTCTCGAGGAGTTCTCCCAGGACGTCCGCACGGTGTTGCCACCGGTGCTGTCGATCCGCAACGGCAGGCGGTCGGTCGTCATCACCGGCACCCCGGAACAACTCGGTCGCTTCGAGCTGTACTGCGCGAAGATCACCGAGAAGGAGGAAGCCGAGCGCAAGAGCAAGCTGCGCGGCGGCGCGGTCTTCTCACCGGTGTTCCACGGCGTGCAGGTCGAGGTGGGCTTCCACACGCCACGGCTGGCCGACGGGGTCGAGCTGGTCGACCGGTGGGCCGCTAAGTGCGGCATCGACGCCGAGTTGGCGCACGAGATGACCGAGTCGATCTTCGTGCGACCCATCGACTGGGTGGCCGAGGTCGAGCGGCTGCACGACGCGGGCGCCAAGTGGATCGTCGACCTCGGCCCGAGCGACACCGCGACCCGGGTGACCGCGCCGATTGTCCGCGGCCTCGGCATCGGCCTGGTGCCCGCCGCGACCCGGGTCGGTCAGCGCAACCTGTTCACCGTCGGCGCCGAACCCGACGTGCCGCCCGCCTGGTCGAGTTTCGCACCGACCACCGTGGCGCTGCCCGACGGCTCGGTGAAACTGTCCACCAAGTTCACCCGGCTGACCGGGCGCTCACCGATCCTGCTCGCGGGCATGACGCCGACGACCGTCGACGCCAAGATCGTCGCCGCGGCCGCCAACGCCGGGCACTGGGCGGAGCTGGCCGGTGGTGGTCAGGTCACCGAGGAGATCTTCGAGAACCGCATCGCCGAGCTGACCGGGCTGCTCGAGCCCGGCCGCGCCGTGCAGTTCAACTCCCTGTTCCTCGATCCGTATTTGTGGAAACTGCAACTCGGTGGAAAACGGTTGGTGCAGCGGGCGCGTCAGTCCGGTGCGCCGATCGACGGTGTCGTCGTGAGCGCGGGCATCCCGGAACTCGACGAAGCCGTGGACCTCATCGACGAGCTCAACACCGTGGGCATCAGCCACGTGGTGTTCAAGCCCGGCACCGTCGACCAGATCAAATCGGTGATCAACATCGCCGCCGAGGTGCCCGGCAAGGACGTCATCGTGCACATCGAGGGTGGTCGCGCGGGCGGGCACCACTCCTGGGAAGACCTCGACGACCTGCTGCTGGACACCTACGCCGACCTGCGCAAGCTGTCCAACATCACGGTCTGCGTCGGCGGTGGCATCGGCACCCCGGAGCGCGCCGCCGAATACCTGTCCGGCGACTGGGCCAAGGCCTACAACTACCCGCCCATGCCCGTCGACGGAATCCTGGTCGGCACCGCGGCGATGGCGACGCTGGAGGCCACCACCTCACCGGCCGTCAAGCAGATGCTCGTCGACACGACCGGCACCGACCATTGGATCAGCGCCGGAAAAGCCCAGGGCGGCATGGCATCCTCGCGCAGCCAGCTCGGCGCCGACATCCACGAGATCGACAACGCCGCGTCACGGTGCGGCCGGCTGCTCGACGAGGTCGCCGGTGACGCCGACGCCGTCGCGGCCCGCCGCGACGAACTGATCGCGGCGATGGCCAACACCTGTAAGCCCTACTTCGGCGACGTCGGCGAGATGACCTACCTGCAGTGGTTGCAGCGCTATGTCGAGTTGTCGGTCGGCGACGGCGACAGCACCGCCGATACGGCGGCGCCGGGCAGCCCCTGGCTGGCCGACACCTGGCGTGAGCGGTTCGCCGACATGCTGCAGCGGGCCGAGGCCCGGTTGCATCCGCAGGACTCCGGCACCATCGAGACGCTGTTCGACGATGCTGCGCTGCTGGAGAACCCGCAGCAGGCGATCGCCGCGCTGCTGGCGCGCTACCCCGACGCCGAGACGCTCAAGCTGCATCCCGCGGACGTGCCGTTCTTCGTAACGCTGTGCAAGACGCCGGGTAAGCCGGTGAACTTCGTGCCGGTCATCGACAAGGACGTGCGCCGCTGGTGGCGCAGCGACTCGCTGTGGCAGGCCCATGACGCGCGGTACTCGGCCGACCAGGTCTGCATCATTCCGGGCACCCAGGCGGTCGCGGGCATCACCCGCGTCGACGAACCGGTGGGTGACCTGCTGGACCGCTTCGAGCAGGCCGCGATCGACCAGGTGCTGGCGACGGACGGCCGACCCGTACCTGTGGTGTCGCGGCGCTATGCGCGCGCCGAGACCACGGGGCCGCTCTCGGTCGTGCTGGACTCCCCGGACGTGTTGTGGGCGGGGCGCACCGCGATCAACCCGGTGCACCGCATCGGGGCGCCCGAGGAGTGGCAGGTCAACGATGTACCCGGAAAGCCCAGCGCCACACACGCTTCCACCGGTGCCCGCCTCGAACTGGGCCCCACCGGCGTCACGTTGAGCGTCCCGCTCTCCGACATCTGGATCAACATTCCGTTCACCCTTCCGCCCTGCACCGTCAACGGCGGCATGCCGGTCGTCACCGTCGAGGACGCGTCGGCGGCGATGCGCTCGGTCCTCGCGATCGCCGCGGGCGCCCAGACACCCGACGCGCTGCCGCCCGTGCACGGCGACACCGCGACGGTGACCGTCGAGTGGGATCCCGAGCAGGTCGCCGACCACACCGGGGTCACCGCGACGTTCGGCGCGCCGCTGGCGCCGGGGCTCACGCTGGTGCCCGACGCGTTGGTGGGGCACTGCTGGCCGGCGGTGTTCTCCGTCATCGGTTCGGCCGCCACCGAGGCCGGCTTCCCCGTCGTCGAAGGCCTGCTGAGCCTTGTGCACCTGGACCACGCCGCGCACCTGCTCGAGCCGATGCCCAAGAGCAAGGCCGAATTGACCGTCACCGCAAAGGTTTCGACGGCTGTCGACACCGAGTACGGGCGCGTCATCCCGGTCCAGGTCGGCATCGCCGACAGCAACGGCACCGTGCTGGCCCGGCTGGAGGAACGGTTCGCGATCCGCGGGCGCACCGGCGCGGCCGAACTCGCCGATCCGCCGCGTGCGGGCGGCGCGATGACCGACAACGCCACCGACACCCCGAGGCGCCGTCGCCGCGACGTCACCGTCACCGCGCCCACCGACATGAGCGCGTTCGCGGTCGTCTCCGGTGACCACAACCCGATCCACACCGACCGGGCGGCCGCACTGCTGGCAGGGCTGAAAACGCCCATCGTGCACGGGATGTGGCTCTCGGCGGCGGCCCAGCACGTGGTCACCGCGACCGATGGCAGGGCCACTCCGCCGGCCCGCCTGGTGGGCTGGACCTCACGCTTCTTGGGCATGGTGCTGCCCGGCGACGAGATCGAGTTCCGGGTCGACCGCGTCGGTATCGACCGCGGCGCCGAGGTGATCGAGGTGGCCGCACGGGTCGGCAACGAGCTGGTGATGTCGGCGACGGCGCAACTGGCCGCCCCGAAGACGGTCTACGCCTTCCCCGGCCAGGGCATCCAGTCCAAGGGCATGGGCATGGAGGTGCGGGCGCGGTCCAAGGCCGCACGCAAGATCTGGGACACCGCCGACAGGTTCACCCGCGACGTGCTGGGTTTCTCGGTGCTGCACGTGGTGCGTGACAACCCGACCAGCCTGATCGCCTCCGGTGTGCACTATCACCATCCCGAGGGTGTGCTCTACCTGACGCAGTTCACCCAGGTCGCGATGGCCACGGTCGCCGCGGCCCAGGTCGCCGAGATGCGTGAGCAGGGCGCGTTCGTCGAGGGCGCGATCGCCTGCGGCCACTCGGTCGGCGAATACACGGCGCTCGCCTGCGTCATCGGTGTCTACCGACTCGAAGGCTTGCTGGAAGCGGTCTTCCACCGCGGCTCCAAGATGCACGACATCGTCCCGCGTGACGCGCACGGCCGCTCGAACTACCGGATGGCCGCGATCCGACCGTCCCAGATCGATCTCGAAGATGTCGACGTGCCGGCCTTCATCGACGAGATCTCGCAGCGCACAGGCGAATTCCTACAGATCGTGAACTACAACCTGCGCGGCTCGCAGTACGCGATCGCCGGAACGGTCGCCGGGTTGGAGGCCTTGGAGGAAGAGGTCGAGAAGCGCCGCGAGATCACCGGCGGCAAGCGCTCGTTCATTCTCGTGCCCGGTATCGACGTGCCGTTCCACTCCTCGGTGCTGCGTATCGGGGTGAACGACTTCCGCCGGGCGCTGGAACGCGTGATGCCCGACGCGACACCTCCCGAACTCGTTGTCGGACGCTACATCCCGAACCTGGTGCCGCGCCCGTTCACCTTGGACCGCGACTTCATCGAAGAGATCCGTGAACTGGTTCCCGCCGAGCCGCTCGACGAGATCCTGGCCGACTACGACACCTGGCGTAACGAGCGGCCCGCCGAGTTGTGCCGCAAGGTCGTCATCGAGCTGCTGGCCTGGCAGTTCGCCAGCCCGGTGCGCTGGATCGAGACCCAGGATCTGCTGTTCATCGAGGAGGCCGCGGGCGGCCTGGGGGTGGAGCGCTTCGTGGAGATCGGCGTGAAATCCGCTCCGACCGTCGCGGGTCTGGCGGAGAACACGCTGAAACTGCCGGAGTACTCGCACAACACCACCGAGGTGCTCAACGCCGAACGTGACGCGGCGGTGCTGTTCGCCACCGACACCGACCCCGAACCCGAGGCGGATTTCGACGACGCACCTGAACCGCAGGCCGGCGCCGTCGAGCAGGCGCCGCCCGCAGCGGTCCCCGCGGCGCCCGCGGCTCCTGCTGCGCCGTCGGGCGGCCCCCGTCCAGACGACCTCTCCTACGACGCCGCCGACGCCACCATGGCGCTGATCGCGCTGTCGGCCAAGATGCGTATCGACCAGATCGAGCCGCTGGACTCCATCGAGTCGATCACCGACGGCGCGTCGTCGCGACGCAACCAGCTGCTGGTGGATTTGGGGTCGGAGCTGAACCTCGGCGCCATCGACGGTGCGGCGGAGGCCGACCTGGCCGGGCTGAAGGGTCAGGTGACCAAGCTGGCCCGCACCTACAAGCCGTTCGGCCCAGTGCTTTCCGATGCGATCAACGACCAGTTGCGCACCGCGCTCGGCCCGTCCGGGAAACGTCCGGCCTACATCGCCGAACGGGTCAAGAAGACCTGGGAACTCGGCGACGGCTGGGTCAGGCACGTCACCGTCGAGGTGGCGTTGGGCACCCGCGAGGGCGCCAGCGTGCGCGGTGGTGACCTCGGCGTGCTGCACGACGGTGCGCTCGCGGATGCGGCGACCGTCGACAAGGTGATCGACGCCGCCGTCGCCGCCGTCGGTGCGCGGCAGGGTGTTGCGGTTTCGCTGCCCGCGGCCGCCGCAGGCAGCGGAGGCGGTGTGGTCGATTCGGCCGCACTCGGCGAGTTCGCCGCACAGGTGACGGGCCCCACCGGGGTGCTCGCCTCGGCGGCCCGCCTGATCTTGGGTGAGCTCGGCCTCGACGCGCCGGTGAGCATTCCGGACAAGACGGACGCCGAGCTGATCGATCTGGTCACCGCCGAATTAGGTTCGGACTGGCCGCGTTTGGTGGCGCCGGTGTTCGACGGCCGCAAGGCGGTGCTGTTCGACGACCGGTGGGCCAGCGCGCGCGAGGACCTGGCCAGGCTGTGGCTGGTCGACGAGGGCGAGATCGACGCCGACTGGGCGCGGCTGTCCGAACGGTTCGAGGGTGCAGGCCACATCGTCGGCAAGCAGGCCACCTGGTGGCAGGGCAAGGCGCTGGCGGCGGGCCGCAATATCCACGCCTCGCTGTACGGCCGCGCCGCCGCGGGCGCCGAGAATCCCGGCCGGGGCCGCTACAGCGACGAGGTCGCGGTCATCACGGGTGCGTCGAAGGGGTCCATCGCCGCGTCGGTGGTGTCCAAACTCCTCGACGGTGGCGCGACGGTGATCGCGACGACGTCGAAGCTCGACGACGACCGGTTGGCGTTCTATCGCGCGCTTTACCGCGACCACGCGCGGTTCGACGCCAAGCTGTGGGTGGTGCCGGCCAACATGGCCTCCTACACGGACATCGACGCGCTGGTCTCCTGGGTTGGCAGTGAACAGACTGAAAGCCTTGGCCCGCAATCGATCCACCTCAAGGATGCGCTGACGCCGACGTTGCTGTTCCCGTTCGCTGCGCCGCGGGTGGCCGGTGATCTGTCGGACGCCGGATCGCGCGCCGAGATGGAGATGAAGGTGCTGCTGTGGGCCGTTCAGCGGCTGATCGGTGGGCTGTCGCATGTGGGTGCCGAACGGGACGTCGCCGCGCGGCTGCACGTCGTGCTGCCGGGCTCCCCGAACCGCGGCATGTTCGGTGGTGACGGCGCGTACGGCGAGTCCAAGTCCGCGCTCGACGCGCTGGTCGCCCGGTGGAAGGCCGAGTCGTCCTGGGCGCACCGAGTCTCCTTGGCGCACGCGCTGATCGGCTGGACCAAGGGCACCGGGTTGATGGGCCACAACGACGCGATCGTCGACGCCGTCGAACAAGCGGGGGTGACCACCTACACCACCGACGAGATGGCGACCATGCTGATCGGATTGTGCGACATCGACGCGAAGGTGGCCGCGGCACGTGAACCGCTGCAGGCCGATTTCACCGGTGGGCTCGCCGACGTGGATCTGGATCTCGCCGAACTGGCCGCCAAGGCTCGCGAGGAGATGACGTCGGAGCCGACCGATGATGAGGACGATGAGCACGGAATGATCCGCGCGCTGCCCTCGCCGCCGCGCGGTCACCGCGCGGCACCGCCGCCGGCGTGGGACGACCTGGACGTCGATCCGGCCGATCTGGTGGTCATCGTCGGCGGTGCCGAGCTGGGCCCGTACGGTTCGTCGCGGACCCGCTTCGAGATGGAGGTCGACAACGAGTTGTCGGCGGCCGGGGTGCTGGAGTTGGCGTGGACCACCGGATTGGTCAAGTGGGAGGACGACCCGACCCCCGGCTGGTACGACACCGAGTCCGGTGATCTCGTCGACGAAGGCGAACTGGTGGAGCGCTACCACGACGCCGTCGTCGAACGGGTGGGTATCCGCGAGTTCGTCGGGGACGGCGCGATTGACGCTGATCACACTGCGCCGCTGCTGGTTTCGGTGTTCCTCGACAAGGACTTCACGTTCGTGGTGTCCAATGAGGAAGAGGCCAGGGCGTTTCACCGGGCCGACCCGGAGCACACCGTCATCGCGCCCGTCCCGGACAGCGGTGACTGGCAGGTCACCCGTAAGGCGGGCACCGAGATCCGGGTGCCGCGTAAGACGAAGCTGTCCCGCACGGTCGGCGCGCAGATCCCCACCGGGTTCGACCCGATGGTCTACGGCGTCAGCCAGGAGATGATGAACTCCATTGACCGGCTGGCGATCTGGAACCTCGTCACCACCGTGGACGCGTTCCTGTCCGCAGGGTTCACACCGACCGAACTGATGCGCTGGGTGCATCCCAGCCTGGTGGCCAGCACGCAGGGCACCGGCATGGGCGGTATGACGTCGATGCAGACGATGTACCACGGCAACCTGCTGGGCAGGAACAAGCCGAACGACATCCTGCAGGAAGTCCTGCCCAACGTGTACGCCGGACACGTCGTGCAGTCCTACATCGGCAGCTACGGTGCGATGATCCACCCGGTCGGCGCGTGCGCCACCGCGGCCGTTTCGGTCGAGGAGGGCGTCGACAAGATCCGGTTGGGCAAGGCCGAATTCGTCGTCGCCGGGGGATACGACGACCTGACGCTGGAAGCCATCATCGGCTTCGGCGACATGGCGGCCACCGCGGACACCGAGGCGATGCGGGCCAAGGGCATCAGCGACGCGCGGTTCTCCCGGGCCAACGACCGGCGCAGGCTCGGGTTCGTCGAGGGGCAGGGTGGTGGCACCCTGCTGCTGGCCCGCGGCGACCTCGCGCTCAAGATGGGCCTGCCGGTGATGGCGGTGGTGGCCTACGTGTCGTCGTTCGCCGACGGCGTGCACACGTCGATTCCGGCCCCGGGTATGGGCGCGCTCAGCGCGGGCCGCGGCGGGCGGCAGTCGGAGTTGGCGCGTTCGCTCGCCAAACTCGGCGTCGGCCCCGACGACATCGCCGTGGTGAGCAAGCACGACACGTCGACGCTGGCCAACGACCCCAACGAGACCGAGTTGCACGAACGGCTGGCCGACTCGTTGGGCCGGTCCGAAGGCGCGCCGCTGTTCGTGGTGTCGCAGAAGAGCCTGACCGGACACTCCAAGGGCGGCGCAGCGGCCTTCCAGATCATGGGCCTGTGCCAGATCCTGCGCGACGGCGTCATCCCGCCCAACCGCAGCCTGGACTGCGTCGACGACGAGCTCGCTAACGCCGCGCACCTCGTTTGGCTGCGCGACACCCTGCGGTTCGGCGAACAGTTCCCGCTCAAGGCCGGTTTGGTGACCAGCCTGGGCTTCGGGCACGTATCCGGTCTGGTCGCGCTGGTGCATCCGCAGGCGTTCATCGCCGCGCTGAGCCCGCAGCAGCGTGCGGACTACCTCGAGCGCGCCAACGCCCGGGTGCTGGCGGGTCAGCTGCGGCTGGCGTCGGCGATCGCGGGCGGCCCGCCGATGTACGAGAAGCCGGCGGACCGCAGGTTCGCCGGGGATGCATCGGAGAAGCGGCAGGAGGCTCAGATGCTGCTGGACCCGACGTCGCGGCTTGGCGATGGCGACGTGTATGTGGCGTCGACACAGTGA
- the acpS gene encoding holo-ACP synthase AcpS has protein sequence MAIVGVGIDLVSIPEFAEQVDQPGTVFAETFTPGERRDAADKSSSAARHLAARWAAKEAVIKAWSGSRFAKRPVLPEGIHRDIEVVTDMWGRPKVRLTGAIAEHLKDVTIHLSLTHEAGTAAAVAILEER, from the coding sequence ATGGCGATAGTCGGGGTGGGGATCGACCTGGTGTCCATCCCGGAGTTCGCCGAGCAGGTCGACCAGCCGGGCACGGTGTTCGCCGAGACGTTCACCCCCGGTGAGCGCCGCGACGCCGCCGACAAGAGCTCGTCGGCGGCGCGGCATTTGGCCGCGCGGTGGGCGGCCAAGGAAGCCGTCATCAAGGCGTGGTCGGGTTCGCGGTTCGCCAAACGGCCCGTGCTGCCCGAGGGCATACACCGCGACATCGAGGTCGTCACCGACATGTGGGGCCGGCCGAAGGTCCGGCTGACCGGTGCGATCGCCGAGCATCTCAAGGATGTGACGATCCATTTGTCGCTGACGCACGAGGCAGGCACCGCGGCGGCGGTCGCCATCCTCGAGGAACGCTGA